In the Sarcophilus harrisii chromosome 3, mSarHar1.11, whole genome shotgun sequence genome, one interval contains:
- the FAIM gene encoding fas apoptotic inhibitory molecule 1 isoform X3, translating to MTDLVAVWDVALSDGIHKIEFEHGTTSGKRVVYVDGKEEIRKEWMFKLVGKETFNVGVAKTKATINIDAVSGFAYEYTLEIDGKSLKKYMENRSKTTNTWVLRLDGVDFRVVLEKDTMDVWCNGKKLETAGEFVDDGTETHFTIDNHECYIKAVSSGKRKEGIIHTLIVDDKEIAETFE from the exons ATGACAGATCTCGTAGCCGTTTGGGATGTTGCCTTAAGTGATGGTATTCACAAGATTGAATTTGAACATGGGACTACTTCAGGAAAACGTGTTGTATATGTagatggaaag gaagagataagaaaagaatggATGTTCAAACTGGTGGGCAAAGAAACATTTAATGTTGGAGTTGCAAAAACAAAAGCTACCATAAACATAGATGCTGTCAGTGGTTTTGCTTATGAATATACACTGGAAATTGATGGGAAAAGCCTCAAGAAATatatggagaacagatcaaaaacaACAAATACTTGGGTTTTACGTTTGGATGGTGTGGATTTTAGAGTTGTGTTGG AGAAAGATACTATGGATGTTTGGTGCAATGGTAAAAAATTGGAGACAGCA ggTGAGTTTGTAGATGATGGAACTGAAACTCACTTCACTATTGATAATCATGAATGCTATATAAAGGCTGTCAGTAGTGGAAAACGAAAAGAAGGGATTATTCATACTCTAATAGTGGATGATAAAGAAATTGCAGAGACTTTTGAGTGA